In the Klebsiella aerogenes KCTC 2190 genome, one interval contains:
- a CDS encoding MarR family winged helix-turn-helix transcriptional regulator, with amino-acid sequence MDNRQLNFSHLLYLTAHHWRLAVNRRLKNLGMSQASWVAVSAIARNEQPLSQSELAQELGVESATIVPLINRLVELELVERVKPDSDKRKRLLVATAKGMALFHQVKAVADDLREEILTAITPEEREQTHRVLEKLLHEVEKK; translated from the coding sequence TCCCATCTCTTATACTTAACCGCGCATCACTGGCGGCTGGCGGTTAACCGGCGGTTAAAAAATCTAGGCATGAGCCAGGCGTCATGGGTGGCGGTGTCAGCTATTGCCCGCAACGAGCAGCCCCTCTCGCAAAGCGAACTGGCGCAGGAACTGGGGGTCGAAAGCGCCACCATCGTCCCGCTCATTAACCGCCTGGTCGAACTTGAACTGGTGGAGCGCGTTAAGCCTGACAGCGATAAACGTAAGCGTCTGTTGGTTGCCACCGCAAAAGGGATGGCGCTCTTTCATCAGGTGAAAGCGGTCGCCGACGACCTGCGTGAGGAGATCCTCACCGCCATTACTCCGGAAGAGCGTGAGCAAACCCACCGGGTACTGGAAAAGCTGCTACACGAGGTGGAAAAGAAATAA